ACGTCCTACGGCGGTTCCACGGTCTGTACGCAGGCCCAGGTGACCGCCGGCACCGCCTGCACCACCACCGCCGCTTCCCAGACGGCGTATGCCAGCAGGGGATCGGACAGGCAATCGCTGGATGTCTACCAGGCGTGGTTCATGCTCGAAAACGTGGGGGGCGCTCCGGTCGATTTCAAGATTGGGCGCCAGCAACTGGTGTATGGCGACCAGCGGCTTCTCGGCCACCTCGGATGGAGCGATAACGGGCGCGCATTCGACGCCTACAAGGTGACCACGCGCCTCAATGCGGCGCAGATCGATCTCTTCTTCGCCAAGCTGAAAGAAACCCAGCTTAAGTCGAGCGACAGTTCCAATGACGACGACCTGTACGGCCTCTATACCATCTGGCCCGCGGGTGAAGGCAACAAGCTGGACGTTTACTACCTCGTTTGGAAAAACGACGCCGCGCGCAGCGTTAACACCTATGGCCTCCGCTTCGGCGGCAAGGCCGGCGCATTTGATTACACCGCCGAGGGGGCGTTCCAGGGCGGCAAGTGGTCGGCAACCGTCGATCAATCCGCCAACGCCTTCGCCGTCACCGCCGGTTACACGATTGCCGATGTCATGGGCGGGCTGCGGATCGGCGCGGAGTATGACATGGGGAGCGGCGACGACCAGTCCGACGCCAAAACGCACAAGACCTTCGTGTTCCCGTTCCACACGAATCACGGCCACTACGGTTACATGGATTACTTCAGCTGGGGCAATATGACCGACCTGGCGTTCAAGATTAAGGGCAAGCCGAGCGAAAAGCTGACGGCGGAAATCGCGTACCACAATTTTGCGCTGGCCCAGGCGAAAGACGCATGGCTGAACGTGGCGGGCACCGGCACATTATGGGCCGCAAACACCGAAACGTCGACCGACGCCGGCCAGGAAATCGACCTGACGGCCGTTTATGCCTACAACCAATCCGTGAAAATAACGGCGGGGTACTCGACGTTCGCCCCCGGCCAGGCCGCCAAGGGCCGCTCCGGCTTCAGCGATACCTCTTCATGGGGCTACGGGATGTTTGAATTTGCCTTTTAACTGACTTTCCTCGTGCGCGGCGGGGGCCATCGGCTCCCGCCGCCTTTTATTCTTTTTCCCGCGCGGATGCGCCTCTCCCCGTTATGGAGGATGCGCTGTATTCAAAACCGTCCCGGACGGGACGGGTCAGGGTCAATATGGTGCCGAAGAGAAGACTCGAACTTCCACACCCTTACGGGCACAAGATCCTGAATCTTGCGTGTCTACCAGTTCCACCACTTCGGCACGAACAGGTATTATCTCCAACGGCCCACATTTTTCAAGCACTGAATTGCTTTTGTTTGCCGCGATTGTTTCCCCGTGGCGGCGGCGGCGGTTTTTTTCAATTATGGCCTGCGCCAAACCTTTGAATTTGCAGTAACTCGCCTTTTTGCGCCGCAAACGTGTTGTTGAGGGGCGGACGATTAGAAAGTAGAATGGGACGCATGAATAACAACGGCTATCAGCCGGTACTGCTTTGCATCCTCGACGGGTGGGGACACACCGATACCGTAAAGGGCAACGCCCTGAAAGCGGCGAAGATGCCGGTTTTCGATTATCTCGAAAAAGAGTTCCCCCCGATATTCATCAACGCATCCGGCGAGGCCGTCGGGTTGCCCGAAGGGCAGATGGGGAACAGCGAAGTGGGACACCTGAACATCGGCGCGGGGCGGGTGATCCGCCAAGAGCTTCCCCGCATCAACCACGCCATCAAGGACGGTTATTTTTTCAAGAACCCGGTCATCGACCACGCCGTCAAAAAGGCAAAAGCCGACGGCACGAAGTACCACCTCATCGGCCTTCTGTCGGATGGCGGCGTACACAGCCACATCGAACACCTGATCGCTTTTCTCCAAAAAGCGAAGAGTGAGGGGCTTGACCGCGTCTACGTTCACGCGCTGATGGATGGCCGCGACACCTCCCCCACCAGCGGGGCGGGTTACATGCGCCAGTTGCTGGAGGCCATCAAAGAGACCGGCTGCGGCCGCGTGGCGACCGTTATCGGGCGCTACTACGGCATGGACCGCGACAACCGGTGGGATCGCGTGGAAAAAGCTTTTGACGCGATGGCGCTGGGAGAGGCGGAGAAGAGAGGCCGTGACCCGGTGAAAGCCATCGAGGAGAGTTACGCCGCCGGGGTGACGGACGAGTTCATCAAGCCGACGGTGATGACGGATGAAGCGGGCGCGCCCGTTGCAACCATCGATGACGGCGATGTGGTGCAGTTTTTCAATTTCCGCTCCGACCGGGTGCGGGAGATGGTGAAGGCGTTGATCGACCCGGACTTCCAACACTTCGCGCGGAAAAAAACGCCGCGTGTGCATGTCTGCTCCCTCACCGAGTACAGCAAGGAGTTCACCCTGCCGGTGGCGTTTGAGAACCACCCGCTGGCCGGCACATTGGGGGAAGTGCTGGCGCAGCGCGGCATTGCCCAGTTCCGCACCGCCGAAACGGAAAAATACGCGCACGTCACCTTCTTCTTCAACGGCGGGGTGGAAAAGCAGTTTCCCGGCGAGGAGCGGAAGCTGATCCCCTCGCCGGGCGTCGCCACCTACGACCTCCAGCCGGAGATGAGCGCCGACCCGGTGACCGACGAGGTGGTGCATGCCGTCGCCTCCGGCCGCTTCCCGGCGGTCATCGTCAACATCGCCAACGGCGATATGGTGGGGCACACCGGCGTGTTTGCCGCGGCGGTGAAAGCGGCGGAGACCGTCGACGCTTGCGTGGGGCGGATGATGGAGGCGGTGAAGCGGGGGGGCGGCTGGATGATCATCACCGCCGACCACGGCAACATCGAGGAAATGCTCGACGCGAAGGGGAATCCGATGACGCAGCACAGCACCAATCAGGTGCCGTTCCACGTGTACGGCCCGCGCCGCCTGCCGCTCGTGCGGGACGGTGGCGCGCTGTGCGACATCGCCCCCACCATCCTCAAGCTTATGGGCGTGCCGCAGCCGCCGGAAATGACCGGCCGGCCGCTTGTCGTCATTTGACCCGATGACAAAGCGCCGCACCTGCGAAAACCTCGGACAGTTCATCGCCGCGCTCGATGCGGCGGGGGAGCTTGTCCGCGTGAAAGAGCCGGTCAGCCCCGTCCTCGAAATCACCGAGATAGCCGACCGGATGAGCAAGCTTCCCGGCGGCGGCAAGGCGCTGCTGTTTGAGAATGTTGAAGGGAGCGCCATGCCGCTGCTCATCAACGCATACGGCAGCCACCGGCGGATGGCTATGGCGCTGGGCGTTGCGGATGTGAAAGAGATCGCCGATCAGATAGAAGCGTTGCTTCACATGGCCGCGCCCGAATCGCTGGCGGACAAGGTTGCAATGCTCGGCACCCTCTTTGACCTGGCGAAGTTCCCGCCGCGCAAAATCGGCGGCGCGGCCCCCTGCCAGGAGGTGGTGCATACCGGCGACGCGATAGACCTGACGGCATTGCCGGTTTTGCATTGCTGGCCGGACGACGCGGGGCGGTTCATCACCTTTCCGCTGGTCTTCACGCAAAGCCTCGACGGGCGGCGCAATATCGGCATGTACCGGATGCAGCTGTTCGACAAAAAGACCACCGGCATGCACTGGCACATCCACAAGGACGGCGCGCACAATTTTCACGATTACAAACGCGCGGGAAAACGGATGGAGGTGGCGGTTGCCATCGGCACCGATCCGGTGGTCACCTACGCCGCCACCGCCCCGATGCCGCGCGGCATCGACGAGCTGCTGCTGGCGGGGCTGATACGCAAAAAGCCGGTGACGCTCGCCAAGTGCAAGACCATCGATATGTGGGTGCCGGCCGAAGCGGAGATCATCATCGAAGGCTATGTCGACCCGGCGGAGGAACTCCGCA
This is a stretch of genomic DNA from Nitrospinota bacterium. It encodes these proteins:
- a CDS encoding alginate export family protein; the protein is MAEPQQATGQAVLKMLKAKELITDDDVKAVMDDSAQAAPQESAKPAPPPEKVKISGEMRFRPEMRDNADFNDKVDDNKGYIGQRIRLNFDIKTDSGVKAFISVQDSRNWGDVGNAESAGNASTSYGGSTVCTQAQVTAGTACTTTAASQTAYASRGSDRQSLDVYQAWFMLENVGGAPVDFKIGRQQLVYGDQRLLGHLGWSDNGRAFDAYKVTTRLNAAQIDLFFAKLKETQLKSSDSSNDDDLYGLYTIWPAGEGNKLDVYYLVWKNDAARSVNTYGLRFGGKAGAFDYTAEGAFQGGKWSATVDQSANAFAVTAGYTIADVMGGLRIGAEYDMGSGDDQSDAKTHKTFVFPFHTNHGHYGYMDYFSWGNMTDLAFKIKGKPSEKLTAEIAYHNFALAQAKDAWLNVAGTGTLWAANTETSTDAGQEIDLTAVYAYNQSVKITAGYSTFAPGQAAKGRSGFSDTSSWGYGMFEFAF
- a CDS encoding 2,3-bisphosphoglycerate-independent phosphoglycerate mutase, whose product is MNNNGYQPVLLCILDGWGHTDTVKGNALKAAKMPVFDYLEKEFPPIFINASGEAVGLPEGQMGNSEVGHLNIGAGRVIRQELPRINHAIKDGYFFKNPVIDHAVKKAKADGTKYHLIGLLSDGGVHSHIEHLIAFLQKAKSEGLDRVYVHALMDGRDTSPTSGAGYMRQLLEAIKETGCGRVATVIGRYYGMDRDNRWDRVEKAFDAMALGEAEKRGRDPVKAIEESYAAGVTDEFIKPTVMTDEAGAPVATIDDGDVVQFFNFRSDRVREMVKALIDPDFQHFARKKTPRVHVCSLTEYSKEFTLPVAFENHPLAGTLGEVLAQRGIAQFRTAETEKYAHVTFFFNGGVEKQFPGEERKLIPSPGVATYDLQPEMSADPVTDEVVHAVASGRFPAVIVNIANGDMVGHTGVFAAAVKAAETVDACVGRMMEAVKRGGGWMIITADHGNIEEMLDAKGNPMTQHSTNQVPFHVYGPRRLPLVRDGGALCDIAPTILKLMGVPQPPEMTGRPLVVI